The following proteins are co-located in the Amphiprion ocellaris isolate individual 3 ecotype Okinawa chromosome 7, ASM2253959v1, whole genome shotgun sequence genome:
- the dhrs13b.1 gene encoding dehydrogenase/reductase SDR family member 13b.1 gives MSTCCLLAVAVVVGVAYIFRHIVVKGKRCTSEAKLHGKTVIVTGSNTGIGKTTAIDLAKRGARVILACRSRQRGEAALAEVKRESNSNRVVFMQLDLGSLKSVRSFADTFLKSEPRLDILINNAGIYMQGRTEDGLGMMFGVNHIGHFLLTNLLLERLKQCGPSRVVNVSSLGHNFGKIDFDSLNTHKALGLGTSFWEVFQTYCDSKLCNVLFTHELAKILQGSKVTCYSLHPGAINTELARNTSSVLQLCLKPLTTYFFKNTVQGCQTTLHCALQEGLEPFSGRYFSNCTVREVYDKAKDDAAAKKLWELSERLCGLA, from the exons ATGTCTACCTGTTGTCTGCTGGCCGTTGCTGTCGTTGTAGGAGTTGCCTACATTTTCCGTCATATTGTAGTGAAGGGAAAGAGATGCACAAGCGAAGCAAAGCTGCATGGGAAAACTGTGATTGTGACTG GCAGCAACACAGGCATTGGGAAGACCACAGCTATAGATTTGGCTAAAAGAGGAGCCAGGGTGATTCTGGCCTGTCGCAGTAGGCAGAGAGGAGAGGCTGCTCTTGCGGAAGTCAAGAGG GAAAGCAATAGCAATCGAGTTGTGTTCATGCAACTGGATCTGGGAAGTCTCAAGTCCGTTCGCAGCTTTGCTGATACCTTTCTGAAGTCTGAACCCAGATTGGACATCCTCATCAACAATGCAG GTATTTACATGCAGGGTCGAACAGAGGATGGACTGGGGATGATGTTTGGGGTCAACCACATTGGCCACTTCCTGCTAACCAACCTGCTGCTGGAGCGACTGAAGCAGTGTGGACCAAGCAGGGTGGTTAATGTGTCCTCATTGGGACATAACTTTGGAAAAATAGATTTTGACTCCTTGAACACCCACAAAGCTCTGGGGCTGGGGACCTCATTTTGGGAAGTCTTTCAGACCTACTGTGATAGTAAGCTGTGCAATGTCCTCTTCACCCATGAGCTGGCCAAGATACTCCAGGGATCCAAGGTGACCTGCTACTCCCTCCATCCAG GAGCTATCAACACTGAGCTGGCCAGGAACACTAGCTCAGTGTTGCAATTATGCCTGAAACCCTTGACTActtatttctttaagaacacgGTCCAGGGATGCCAGACCACCCTGCACTGTGCCCTCCAGGAGGGACTTGAACCTTTCAGCGGACGTTACTTCTCCAACTGCACTGTGAGAGAAGTCTATGACAAAGCCAAAGACGATGCTGCAGCAAAGAAGCTGTGGGAGCTCAGTGAGAGACTGTGTGGCCTTGCATGA
- the phf12b gene encoding PHD finger protein 12 gives MWDKMETPTIVYDLDTSGGLMEQIQTLLAPPKSEEVEKRSRKLVRDVRRSGRATNHDTCDSCREGGDLLCCDHCPAAFHLQCCNPPLSEEMLPPGEWMCHRCNVRKKKREQKSEQTNGLPERSSSKCSVSPAVELELSAGPLRLDGLPPGAGAAGPGLRVAQVRLLDRRTSSRPSSRPGTPTSNTSSTPTPSEEQNDGEEEAAEPEDEVQGTELEGAMPSAPTPRLLKRPFQLLIAAAMERNPTQFQLPSELTCTTALPGSSKRRRKEELLGKPFRRPQHELDPNGLVPLPVKVCFSCNRSCRLAPLIQCDYCPLLFHMDCLDPPLTALPAGKWMCPNHVEHLVLNQRSLSLSSRCQLFDQFQDRMSQHAVKLDFLRRVHRQNAPNRRTAHQHNKKTIKVPDAIKSQYQNPPPMLLPAGVRQLELVCSDVPDHHSSKHLTTEVEQQEWLQDVIALQCSIMRHLSIKQKASSTASSAEWGSEQKVSTKPRLPSEDMKTQASLGRTSSPEPCSKPCSTPDDPQGASLSRDTPAELGVCKCRMTPCQNCRKSNGPLAEIQPPKANGPVDCNSASDSCRQAELQHRLKPSTTPRDSAPTSGLVNHIGTEMVKKESESSTEACAQKICPTAPTIWTHSSQQNHRSQKELREEFVSSDEKPLYSVASSSPSHTPPKGNQKHDSTKLGSSSPSPDLKVGPGLMGSLLPTTLSTIANLSSCMKDGKEEDGGIELDKLDAEMIKLLAYQRIQQLFPPKVPSTPPPPASSAAPKTPSPHPESQKKVQARAVFYPLTGKGGAVSMCYRTLYIGSGADMDVCLTNYGHCNYISGKHACIFYDENTKHYELLNYSEHGTTVDNVLYSCDFSEKASPSPPSGLVAKVQGIIRRSKKREEDKGPSSVVGLLPAGGVMSSQSQCSAEPYCSCKASSSSLIGGSGAGWEGTALLHHGSYIKLGCLQFVFSITEFASKQPKEEQTAMPAASCTSTTSSSSSTASTTLITTTTSTPPSTNTAAVSSPSSQDEADAETVPPHQVPVLRSNSVP, from the exons ATGTGGGACAAAATGGAGACCCCGACGATTGTGTACGATTTGGATACCTCTGGGGGCTTAATGGAG CAAATCCAAACACTGCTGGCGCCCCCAAAGTCTGAGGAGGTAGAGAAGAGGAGTCGGAAGTTGGTGAGAGACGTCCGGAGGAGCGGCAGGGCCACTAACCACGACACCTGCGATAGTTGCCGGGAAGGGGGAGACCTTCTGTGCTGTGACCACTGTCCTGCAGCTTTCCACCTCCAGTGCTG TAACCCACCTCTGAGTGAAGAAATGCTTCCTCCAGGCGAATGGATGTGTCATCGCTGCAATGTTCGAAAAAAG AAGCGAGAGCAGAAGTCTGAACAGACCAATGGCCTACCAGAGAGATCCTCATCTAAGTGCTCTGTGTCCCCGGCTGTAGAGCTGGAGCTCAGCGCCGGCCCGCTGCGGCTCGATGGTCTTCCTCCGGGGGCAGGAGCGGCAGGGCCTGGCCTGCGAGTGGCCCAGGTACGCCTTTTGGACCGCAGGACCAGCAGCAGGCCGAGCAGCCGGCCTGGGACGCCAACCTCCAACACTTCATCCACGCCGACCCCATCAGAGGAGCAGAatgatggggaggaggaggcagcagagccTGAGGATGAAGTTCAGGGCACAGAACTTGAGGGTGCCATGCCATCTGCTCCGACACCACGCCTTCTCAAGAGGCCCTTTCAGCTCCTAATAGCAGCTGCGATGGAGAGAAATCCCACACAGTTTCAGCTGCCCAGCGAGCTCACCTGCACCACTGCACTGCCAG GCAGCAGTAAACGAAGAAGGAAAGAAGAGCTGCTAGGGAAGCCATTCAGGAGACCTCAACACGAACTGGATCCTAATGGTCTGGTCCCTCTACCAGTCAAAGTCTGCTTTTCATGCAACAG GAGTTGCAGGTTGGCTCCACTGATCCAGTGTGATTACTGTCCTCTTCTCTTTCACATGGACTGTCTGGACCCTCCACTCACAGCTTTACCTGCAGGCAAATGGATGTGTCCAAACCATGTTGAGCATTTAGTG CTGAATCAGAGGAGCCTAAGCCTGTCCAGCCGCTGTCAGCTCTTCGACCAGTTCCAAGACAGGATGTCCCAGCATGCGGTCAAGTTAGACTTCCTACGTAGAGTCCATCGGCAGAATGCACCTAACCGCCGCACTGCTCACCAGCACAACAAGAAGACCATCAAG GTGCCAGATGCCATCAAGTCCCAGTACCAGAATCCTCCCCCTATGTTGCTTCCTGCAGGGGTGCGTCAGTTGGAACTGGTTTGTAGCGACGTTCCTGACCATCACTCCTCAAAGCACCTCACCacagaggtggagcagcaggag TGGCTTCAGGATGTCATCGCACTCCAGTGCAGCATCATGCGTCACCTATCCATCAAGCAGAAGGCCTCATCCACAGCATCGTCAGCTGAGTGGGGCTCTGAGCAAAAAGTTAGTACAAAACCACGCTTACCATCAGAGGACATGAAAACTCAGGCCTCTTTAGGAAGGACTTCCTCCCCTGAGCCCTGCTCAAAACCTTGTAGTACACCCGATGACCCCCAGGGGGCCTCTCTTTCCAGGGACACTCCAGCAGAGCTGGGTGTGTGTAAATGTAGGATGACACCTTGTCAGAATTGTAGGAAATCCAATGGACCACTGGCAGAGATTCAGCCTCCCAAAGCCAATGGACCTGTAGACTGTAACAGTGCCTCAGACTCCTGCAGGCAGGCTGAGCTGCAGCACAGACTGAAGCCTAGTACAACACCTCGAGACTCAGCCCCTACCTCTGGGCTGGTAAACCACATAGGAACAGAAATGGTTAAAAAGGAGTCTGAGAGCAGTACAGAAGCCTGTGCTCAGAAAATTTGCCCCACTGCCCCCACGATATGGACTCACAGCAGCCAGCAGAACCACAGGAGCCAAAAGGAGCTCCGGGAGGAGTTTGTGAGCAGTGATGAAAAACCATTGTACTCCGTCGCCAGCAGTTCCCCTTCACACACACCACCTAAAGGCAACCAGAAGCACGACTCGACCAAGCTGGGGTCATCGTCACCCTCTCCAG ACCTAAAGGTTGGTCCTGGACTGATGGGCTCGCTGCTGCCCACCACTCTCTCCACCATTGCAAACCTGTCCAGCTGCATGAAGGATGGAAAAGAGGAGGATGGGG gGATTGAGCTGGACAAACTGGATGCAGAGATGATCAAGCTCCTGGCCTATCAGAGGATCCAGCAGCTCTTTCCCCCCAAAGTGCCCAGCACTCCACCTCCTCCAGCCAGCAGTGCTGCCCCCAAAACCCCATCACCCCACCCTGAAA GTCAGAAGAAAGTGCAAGCCCGAGCTGTTTTTTACCCTCTGACAGGAAAAGGAGGAGCAGTCAGCATGTGCTATAGGACATTATATATAGGATCTG GTGCTGACATGGACGTGTGCCTTACAAACTACGGCCACTGCAACTACATATCGGGAAAACACGCCTGTATTTTCTATGATGAG AATACAAAGCATTATGAGCTGCTCAACTACAGCGAGCACGGCACTACAGTGGACAACGTCCTCTATTCGTGTGACTTCTCTGAGAAGGCCTCGCCGTCTCCACCCAGCGGCCTAGTGGCAAAGGTTCAAGGCATTATCC GTCGCAGTAAAAAGCGTGAGGAGGACAAAGGCCCCAGCTCTGTGGTGGGTTTGTTGCCAGCCGGCGGGGTGATGAGCAGCCAGTCTCAGTGCAGTGCGGAGCCATATTGCAGCTGTAAGGCCAGCAGCTCCAGCCTGATTGGTGGCAGTGGGGCGGGCTGGGAGGGCACGGCCCTGCTCCACCATGGCAGTTACATCAAACTGGGCTGCCTCCAGTTTGTCTTTAGCATCACCGAGTTTGCCAGTAAGCAGCCCAAAGAGGAGCAGACCGCTATGCCTGCTGCCAGTTGCACaagcaccaccagcagcagcagcagcacagccagCACCACCCTCATCACTACCACCACCTCTACACCACCATCCACCAACACTGCCGCAGTGAGCAGCCCTTCCAGCCAGGACGAGGCTGACGCTGAGACTGTCCCTCCCCACCAAGTGCCCGTACTGCGCTCGAACTCTGTTCCATAG